From a single Brassica napus cultivar Da-Ae chromosome C9, Da-Ae, whole genome shotgun sequence genomic region:
- the BNAC09G03230D gene encoding uncharacterized protein BNAC09G03230D: protein MAFSLVPSCFHGYLTSSSFSTTQFFPPSLSCGGVSASPDSKLRTCAKFDKFQGDSPLEQTSSASTSQEVPLEAEDPPEEEEEDDSCLPNDLVGAVRQSGEASASFVNSGGTRAIVELLIPQLQFLDDEGAQAELWELSRVFLETLIEETGCERVKAVFPDAGAAALLKYKWKDAAFGFASLSDRKPVEKEDEIIVMVVPDYQMLEYVEKIAKGLADDPPRPLVMWNPRLISEEVGVGFNVRKLRRYFLSSFTTVYSMRPLAAGAVFRCYPGKWKVFYDNKDRPGRYLLAKELIGRPDAEDLEIIYGNVEEKPDEEPSLLTQAAGIFSSINRFMKAM, encoded by the exons ATGGCTTTCTCTTTAGTACCGAGCTGTTTCCATGGCTATCTCACCAGCTCCTCCTTCTCCACCACTCAGTTTTTCCCGCCTTCTCTTTCTTGCGGCGGCGTCTCTGCTTCTCCCGATTCGAAGCTAAGAACATGTGCCAAATTCGATAAGTTTCAGGGTGATTCTCCTCTTGAACAGACCTCATCAGCTTCTACTTCACAGGAAGTACCACTAGAAGCTGAAGACccaccagaagaagaagaagaagacgatag CTGTTTGCCTAATGATTTGGTGGGAGCTGTTAGGCAATCAGGTGAAGCAAGTGCCTCGTTTGTGAACTCGGGAGGAACAAGAGCTATT GTGGAGCTTTTAATTCCTCAGCTACAGTTCCTAGACGATGAAGGTGCGCAAGCTGAACTCTGGGAGCTTTCTCGCGTTTTCTTGGAGACACTCATCGAAGAAACTGGTTGTGAG AGAGTTAAAGCTGTGTTTCCAGATGCTGGAGCTGCTGCGTTGCTAAAATATAAGTGGAAGGATGCAGCTTTTGGATTCGCTAG CTTAAGTGACCGTAAACCAGTGGAGAAAGAAGATGAGATCATTGTCATGGTTGTTCCTGATTACCAAATGCTGGAATATGTTGAGAAAATTGCAAAAGGGCTTGCTGATGACCCG CCAAGGCCTCTGGTTATGTGGAACCCTCGTCTTATAAGCGAGGAAGTTGGGGTTGGGTTTAACGTTAGAAAGCTAAGGCGTTACTTCCTGAG CTCTTTTACTACGGTTTACTCCATGAGACCTCTAGCTGCTGGTGCTGTTTTCAGATGTTATCCTGG TAAATGGAAAGTGTTCTATGACAATAAAGACAGACCCGGCCGGTATCTACTCGCCAAAGAACTCATTGGTCGACCTGATGCTGAGGATCTTGAG ATTATATATGGGAACGTGGAAGAGAAACCAGATGAAGAACCATCTTTATTGACTCAAGCTGCTGGAATATTCTCATCCATTAACAGGTTCATGAAAGCTATGTGA
- the LOC125593284 gene encoding kinesin-like protein KIN-14S, whose protein sequence is MEDQHPQICYEGVSPCESKGYSADNHDPDAVEESEDTITSGSREVSPAGGPTLPILQKIVDLSSKIKVLKEEHALVSNQVKEIKNCSFVEPEMSKALQLLNTELRTLKKQYLEESSERKRLYNENIELKGNIRVFCRCRPLNQAEVGNGCASVVEFDASHDNELQILSTDSSKKHFKFDHVFKPEDSQETVFAQTKPIVTSVLDGYNVCIFAYGQTGTGKTFTMEGTPENRGVNYRTLEELFRSSESRSRLMKFELSVSMLEVYNEKIRDLLVDNSNHPPKKLEVKQSAEGTQEVPGLVEAQVFNTDEVWDLLKRGYSVRSVGSTAANEQSSRSHCLLRVTVKGENLINGQKTRSHLWLVDLAGSERVGKVETEGERLKESQFINKSLSALGDVIAALASKTSHIPYRNSKLTHMLQNSLGGDCKTLMFVQISPSSADQGETLCSLNFASRVRGIESGPARKQTDVSELLKLKQMTEKLKQEEKETKKLQDNVQSLQLRLTAREHICKGLQDKVRDLEFQLAEERKTRIKQETRALATASSTTTSRQPREALPTITEKKPPLAPTRSMRMPLRRITNFMPQQSSQGPPPAKRFSDASHATSKENNNGNNNSLRRSSSVDINALMKPRRSSIAFRPAPPPLAIATGNNKTLQPRRRVSIATLRPEPSSSYMMNMTTPSRAPSISSFRGGNPRKARYSNLFTPDRNLVTPNAMKSSSRFNKSPVVGGGGSAWKPTHPTVVALQKKAVVWSPLKFRNRRPSFIPRRASSAATDLVRREQ, encoded by the exons ATGGAAG ATCAACATCCACAAATCTGCTACGAAGGTGTCTCGCCGTGTGAATCGAAGGGATACTCTGCTGACAATCACGATCCCGACGCTG TGGAAGAAAGTGAGGATACTATTACAAGTGGGAGCCGAGAAGTTTCTCCAGCAGGTGGACCAACGCTTCCAATTCTGCAGAAGATTGTTGATTTGAGTAGCAAAATCAAG GTCTTGAAGGAGGAACATGCGTTGGTGTCCAACCAAGTAAAAGAAATCAAGAATTGTTCTTTCGTAGAACCTGAAATGTCAAAGGCTCTCCAGCTTCTGA ATACTGAGCTTCGAACTCTGAAAAAGCAGTACTTGGAAGAGTCATCAGAGAGGAAGCGGTTATACAATGAAAATATAGAACTCAAGGGAAATATCAGGGTCTTTTGCAGATGCAGGCCTCTTAACCAAGCTGAAGTAGGGAATGGCTGTGCTTCTGTAGTTGAGTTTGATGCCTCCCATGACAACGAGCTTCAAATACTTTCAACCGATTCCTCCAAGAAACATTTTAAGTTTGACCATGTGTTTAAGCCTGAGGATAGCCAAG AGACGGTTTTTGCACAGACCAAACCTATAGTTACTTCTGTGCTGGATGGTTACAATGTCTGCATATTTGCCTATGGCCAAACTGGAACTGGAAAGACATTTACCATGGAGGGAACGCCAGAGAATAGAGGAGTGAACTACAGGACATTAGAAGAATTGTTTCGCTCTTCAGAGAGTAGAAGCCGTCTCATGAAGTTTGAGCTATCTGTTAGCATGTTGGAGGTTTACAATGAGAAGATAAGGGACCTCTTGGTTGATAACTCAAACCATCCTCCTAAAAA GTTGGAAGTTAAGCAATCAGCAGAAGGAACACAAGAAGTCCCTGGATTAGTCGAAGCACAAGTTTTCAACACAGATGAAGTGTGGGATCTGCTCAAGAGAGGGTATTCTGTTAGATCTGTGGGGTCAACAGCTGCAAACGAGCAAAGCAGCCGCTCTCATTG CTTGTTGCGTGTCACAGTGAAGGGAGAGAATCTGATCAATGGCCAGAAAACCAGAAGCCATCTTTGGCTGGTGGACTTGGCTGGAAGTGAGCGAGTAGGAAAGGTAGAAACTGAAGGAGAAAGGCTGAAAGAATCTCAGTTTATCAATAAGTCGCTTTCAGCACTCGGTGATGTTATCGCCGCACTTGCATCAAAAACAAGCCACATTCCTTACAG AAACTCAAAGCTCACTCATATGCTACAAAACTCTTTGG GTGGAGATTGCAAGACGTTGATGTTTGTTCAAATTAGCCCAAGTTCTGCCGATCAAGGAGAGACACTTTGCTCCTTAAACTTCGCAAGCAGAGTTCGCGGAATCGAAAGTGGACCTGCCCGGAAACAGACGGACGTGTCTGAACTCCTCAAGCTAAAACAAATG ACTGAGAAGCTGAAACAAGAGGAAAAAGAAACGAAGAAGTTGCAGGACAATGTGCAGTCACTACAGCTACGCCTCACTGCTAGAGAGCACATATGCAAAGGACTTCAAGATAAG GTTCGTGATCTGGAATTTCAATTAGCAGAAGAAAGGAAAACCAGAATCAAGCAGGAGACACGAGCTCTAGCCACtgcatcatcaacaacaacatctAGACAACCGAGAGAGGCACTACCGACGATCACAGAGAAAAAGCCACCATTGGCTCCAACAAGATCAATGAGAATGCCACTCAGAAGAATCACGAACTTCATGCCCCAACAATCCTCTCAGGGACCTCCTCCTGCCAAGAGATTCTCAGACGCAAGTCACGCAACAAGCAAAGAGAATAACAATGGTAACAATAACAGCCTCAGAAGATCATCATCAGTGGACATCAATGCACTAAtgaaaccaagaagaagctccaTCGCATTCAGACCAGCTCCTCCTCCACTAGCCATTGCAACAGGTAATAACAAAACACTCCAGCCGAGAAGGAGAGTCTCTATTGCAACACTGAGACCAGAACCATCATCGTCTTACATGATGAACATGACCACTCCATCACGCGCTCCTTCTATTTCTTCCTTCCGTGGTGGTAACCCGAGAAAGGCGAGATACTCTAATCTCTTCACTCCGGATCGCAATCTGGTGACTCCTAATGCAATGAAAAGCAGCAGCAGATTCAACAAGAGTCCTGTTGTAGGAGGAGGAGGCAGCGCGTGGAAGCCGACCCATCCAACAGTGGTTGCATTGCAGAAGAAGGCTGTGGTGTGGAGTCCGCTTAAGTTCAGGAACAGAAGACCATCTTTCATACCGAGGCGAGCTTCTTCTGCTGCCACCGATTTGGTCCGGAGGGAACAATAG